The Bradysia coprophila strain Holo2 chromosome IV unlocalized genomic scaffold, BU_Bcop_v1 contig_84, whole genome shotgun sequence genome window below encodes:
- the LOC119072768 gene encoding cyclin-dependent kinases regulatory subunit 2-like, with protein sequence MAVDQIQYSEKYYDQIYEYRHVIVPQEIARNVPKTHLMSETEWRNLGVQQSVGWVHYMLHAPEPHVLLFRRPIETDTAEQRQ encoded by the exons ATGGCTGTGGACCAAATTCAGTACTCGGAAAAATATTACGATCAAATTTACGAATACCG ACATGTTATTGTGCCACAAGAAATCGCACGAAACGTTCCTAAGACACATTTAATGTCAGAGACTGAATGGCGAAACTTGGGGGTGCAACAGTCTGTTGGCTGG GTACATTATATGCTACACGCACCTGAGCCTCACGTTTTATTGTTTCGACGACCGATTGAGACAGATACAGCAGAACAGCGGCAGTAA